A segment of the Hemitrygon akajei chromosome 10, sHemAka1.3, whole genome shotgun sequence genome:
GAgagcttgctttgtggatccggaaTTGGCTTGACAACAGAAGGctgaggctggtggtggatggttcatattctgcatggaggacagtgtccagtggtgttccacagggatctgttctgagatcccttctctttgtgatttttctaaatgacctggctgaagaagtggagggatgggttagtaagcttgctaatgacacaaaggttgggggtactgtggatagtgtggaggactgtcagaggttacagagggacatcaataggatgcagaactgggctgagaagtggcaaatggagttgaacccagataagtgtgaggtagttcattttggtaggtcaaatatgatggcagaatacagtattaatggtaagactcttggcagtgtggaaaagCAGTGAAATTTTgtggtctgtgtccataggatgctcaaagctgctgcacaggttgacagtgctgCTAAGAAAGTGAACGGTGTGTCGGCCTTCATCACCCatcggattgagttcaagagccatgaggtaacatTATAGCTATCTATGACCTTAGTTAGACaccacttggagcattgtgctcagttctggtcacctcactaccagatgtggatactatagagagagtgcagaggagatttacaaggatgttgcctatattggagAGCAAgccttatgataataggttgagtgaacttggccttttctccttgggagtgatggaggatgagaggtgacctgacagaggtgtataagatgatgagaggcattgatcatgtggatagccagaggtgcTTTCCcaagactgaaatggctaacaagagggggcatagttttaaggtgtttggaagtatgTACTCTACAAAGGGAATGTCAGatttaagtttttcacacagtgtggtggatgtgtggaatgcactgccagcgaaggtggtaaatgctggtacaatagggtcttttaagagactcttcgataggtacatgaacttagcaaaatagagggctatgtgataggcaaattctaggcagcttctagagtaggtacCATGgtcagctcaacattgtgggctgaagggcctgtaaaatGCTGAAGACTTCTATGTTTCATCAGCATTCAGGGAGaagctgtccttccaggtgacagaacacttcacctgtgagtctgtcagcatcatctactctatccagtgctcacagtgtggcctcttgtacatCGGAGAGACTTAATGTAGAAGGAGAACCGCTTCATTGAGGACCTTCGCTCTGTCTATTGCTAAAGGTGGGACTTACCGGTGATCAgctatttcaattcaacttcccattcccattccgaattGTCTGTTCCAAAATGCCTGTCCATGGTCCCCTCGAGtgccatgataaggccacactcaggttggaggaataacactgttatattttgtaacttgaAAACATGAAACTAAGCAAAAGAAAAACAGAGGAGACTGGGACAAACGTGTACACTTCATTTTTATGTTTATCGAGGCATGCACTTATGATGTGGTGATGTGACGATGTATGACATTCACGCACTGTTAcatatatataacatatatatatacatgtgTTACATATGTTACATATAACatatataaataaaaacagagaatgcttaatcaaacaatatatctgGTGagctgttggttgtggagtgtgttgCATTACGACATGCAAGGAGGAAACTGGTGCATTTCTGATTCAagtttcaaagtatatttattattaatgaTTGTATGAatcatacaatcttgagatttgtttgcttacaggtaaCTACAAAGCAAGAAGCCCAAATGAACCCaatgaaaagaaaattaaataaagaccaacacctggtgcgcagagagagggagaaaaacacagatgatgcaaacaatagaagtgaacaacagcattctgaaccaaaatgaaTCCATCGCCCCAATCCCCAGAGAAGCCCATAGTGGacccaaagcctcagtatcagtTCATTACATTAGTGGGTACAGAGCACAAcagccagggcagtcttcataCCCCCagcaccatggagagaggagtggtcaTTGCGGGGACAACGAGTGATATCAGTTGTCACCTCCAATCCTGGCACCCTTTCTTTCCAGTATATCCAGACCAGCGtttaaattgtgcaaacagtGTGTCATACTTTGCACTAGGACTTGGGTAAATCGCAGTGAAAGGCTCCGAACCTAGACCATGCTGTCTAATGACTTGCTTTGTTTCCAGATTTCGCTGCCCATCCCAAAGTCACTGTCGATTTCTCCAAATTGGCTTGgtgcccagagtgatccaacctcacacccGGGCCAGTTTCATGGCCATTGAAACTCCTCTGCATTGATTTCTCCTCTCCAAATACCTCACTACATCGCCTAAATTCTGCAAAGTATCATTATGGTTCATCCATCGAATTTGCTTTGCCTCATGTCTCTTCATTGCTTGCGGTGGAAATTTACCACAAGTTAATCCAGAAAAGGGGTAATTAGTGATGTTTTTAGTTGGATTTCTTGCCTTTTGAACATCTAGTCAGCTGCCACATGTGTTCAGTAGCAGATTCAGTGTTAGAatggtgtgttctgctgacattgatcACAGTGCAGTCTTTAGACTCAGGACAAACCTCTCCACTAAACCATTTGTAGCTGGATGGTGCAGTACAGATATGCTTTGAATTAATCAAGAAGAGCATCCTCTTTTCTAAATTGTTTTTAGGAAGTTCCTTTTCCAAgtgtaaacaggacaatccatcagcgtTTACATGATTTGTCATCCTCTTGatttcaatcttgtaattgaGTCCTCCAAGAATCAGAGCCCATCTTTGCATTTGTGCTGTTCAAGTTAGTGGAATACCCTTCTGTGGATTTAAAACGGACACCAGTTGTTGATAATCAGTAACAATGGTAAACTCTTTCCCATACAGGTTGTGGTTGTACCAGTTTACTCCCCAAACCAGATTCAAGGAAAGCAACAAAGGGGAAAGTTGTCATTTAGAATTCCAGCAGGGTTCAGCGACAGGCCGATTGAATATTTTTACCGCAGTATAACATTAGCTCATTATATTGATGTTGGTGCTGACCAGTTAATCAATGCCATatgcaaccttcaccaccctctctgcaCTCTCTGTAAGATCCTTCAGTGCATCGGTCAGTATTGTGTAGATCATGAGAAATGATGATCCTGCTCCAAAAATGGAACCAATGACAGGGATGAAGTCAAGACCAACTTCTACAGCTGAAATGGCAACAGCTGTAGTACCCAACGTAACCTTTTAATTATATCTTTATTTATTATCCCCAGCAGAAGAGGGTTAACAATGGCCTTAAGGTCTTCCACAGGTTTTTCTGTGATATTGGCCAGTCTTTAAAGAGAAGCGTCATCAAGACCCAGGCACTTACGAAAATAGATTATTTCCCGAATCAGAATGGTGATGTCACAAGCAAGGGAGAGACCAGGAATGGGGACTGCTCCTACAGCGCACAAAATTGTTGCCGACATCCAGACACGTTTCTGCAGAATTTTGCTTTTCTGCTGAACAATCACTACACTTTGGTTTGCATAGGCCAGAACAATGATACTTTTCTGTAAATACAGCAGATCATCTTCAAGTGCTTTATTTAAACGATTGAAATCATATCTATCCTGTATAAAATTGGATATCAGGAACATAGTCAGGGTCCGAATCCCTGCTTCTCTCAAATTATTGACACATTTACTCCGAATATCATCCAGCTTTTCTTCTTCATTAATTTTATTACTTCCCCTTTTTCTCATTGAATATAAATCTTGATCAATCTTAGTGTGGACAAAGTAGAAATTTTTCCTGAGCTGTTTAATCTCTTTAGCAAGTTTTGCATCATTTTCTTTGAAATGACAAGCTGATATTATGATGAAGAAATCATACCTTTCAAATTTCATTTTCTTAGGATAAGTAGTAGCTGGAAATTTTGTGGATCCGATCCCTGGCAGGTCCCAGTAGCAGACGTTGAACTGATTGGGATGTGAGTACGCGGTTGGCTTCATTATAGCTTCCTTGACATCAACTTTAGCAGCTCCATCATCATTGTTCTGAAGTCCTCTCGTGGCATTGATGACGGTGGATTTTCCTGCACCTGTTTCTCCTGCCACTGCAGCGTTAAGCTCTATTTTATCCTGTTCCGCTAACTTCTGTTGTATCAGAAAGATAACT
Coding sequences within it:
- the LOC140733994 gene encoding interferon-inducible GTPase 1-like codes for the protein MEQLNKLKSYFEEGQVEKVIFLIQQKLAEQDKIELNAAVAGETGAGKSTVINATRGLQNNDDGAAKVDVKEAIMKPTAYSHPNQFNVCYWDLPGIGSTKFPATTYPKKMKFERYDFFIIISACHFKENDAKLAKEIKQLRKNFYFVHTKIDQDLYSMRKRGSNKINEEEKLDDIRSKCVNNLREAGIRTLTMFLISNFIQDRYDFNRLNKALEDDLLYLQKSIIVLAYANQSVVIVQQKSKILQKRVWMSATILCAVGAVPIPGLSLACDITILIREIIYFRKCLGLDDASL